One Planctomycetota bacterium genomic window, GTCGCTCGACCTGTCACGGCTGCTGGCCGCCAGCGGGTGCGGCGCCGTCGTCGACCTCGCCGCGGTCCCGATCCATGCCGACGCCGTTCGCCTCGGCGCTCGCGACACCACGCCGCCGCTCGACCATGCCCTCGCCGATGGCGAGGATTTCGAGTTGCTGCTCGCGCTTCCCGCCGCGGCTGCCGACGATCTGCTCGCCGCCGACCGGCCATTTCCGACGCCTCTGACCGCGATCGGCACCGTCACCGCCGCCGCGGGCCTGCAGGCCCGTGGCGCCGACGGCCGGCTCGCCCCGCTCGAGCCCCGGGGATTCCTCCATGCATTCGGCGGCTGAGGCGCGTGCCGACCTCGTGGTCGGCAGCGAGGCCGAGCTCGACGCCGTCACGCGCCGGCTCGCGACGGCCCTCCCCGTGCCGGCGTTCATCGCCCTGCACGGCGATCTGGGCGCCGGCAAGACGCGGTTCGTCAAGGGACTGGCTGCGGCGAGCGGGCTCGATCCAGACCTCGTCGTCAGCCCGACGTACGGCCTGATCCACGTCCTCCCGCTTCCCGCCGGCTGCCCGGTGAGGCAGATCGTCCACGCCGACCTCCACCGCCTTGCCGGGCCGGAGGATCTGGCCGAGATCGGCTGGGACGACGCCACGAGAGGGGCTGCGTGGGTGTGCGTCGAGTGGGCCGACCGCGTCGGACCTGCCCTCCCCGCCGACCGCCTCGAGGTCGCGATCGAGATCCTCTCGGAGTGGACACGGAAGCTCACGATCCGCGCGATGGGGCCACGCCACGCGGCGGCGGCGGCCGCATGCGCTCCCGGCAGCGGGCGCTGAACCGCGTCAGCCGCGCCCCGCGTCGGCGTGTTGCGGCCGGGGCGCGAGTGCCGCCAGCTCGGCGGCCAGTGGCCCGTGGAGCGCCACCTCGAGCGCGGCCAGCGTTCGGGCCACCGGGACGCCGTCGAGGATCCGGTGATCGGCGAGGATCGTGACCACCGAGCGACCGGCGTCGTCGAGCGGGGTCGCCGTCAGGCTCGTGGTGAGGAACGACGGGTGATGGCGGTTGGCACATCCCTCGCCGGCGAGCATCGAGATGCTGAACGTGCCGAGACGAAGCGGACGCTTGCCGCCCGGGGAACCGACGTTGGCGCGGAGCACGACCCGCCGCAGCCAGGTGGGAAGGAGGAGGAGCTGCCGCTGCCGCGGGAACATCTCCTCCTCCGGGCCCTCGGCATGCCGCGTGATCTCGGCCTGCAGCGCCGGCAATGGCATCGCGTCCGGGGAGGCGATCCGCGCCCACCACAGCGATTCCGGGTCGAGGGCCGCAACCGCGGCCGGGGTGTCGGGGCCGCGCGGCCGGCTGACGGCGATCGAGGCCACGGAGATCGGGCTGGTGGCCCAGCAGGGCCGGCGCCAGGGCGTCAGCCAGCGCCGCGGCACGTACCAGCTCCGCAGTGCCGGCCGGTCGCGGGCGACGAGGGCGAACCCCTTCACCAACAGCGCGGTCCACCCGATCCGGGGAACGGCCCGGCGCCGCAGCCTGTCGACCTCCCCGAGCACCATCACCCGGTCGACGGGAAAGGTCGGCACGCGGCGTGACAGCCGGACGATGTCGCCGACCACCAGACGGTGGGCGTCGAGCGGTCGCGTCGTCACGGACAGTCGTCGGCCCATCGCTCCACTCGTCGTGCGGCCCCGCTGGACGACCGCGCCTCTGCGGCCTCACGCCCGCCATTGCATAGCCGATTCCCCGCCGGCTCGGCAACGCCGCTCGGCTCGGCATCCACTGGGCGGTACCCGGTGGCCTGCCGCCGGGCCCTGGTAGAATCACAACGAGGCTGTCCCTTTCTCTTCAGGACGTCTTCCCCATGCGGCTCGATCCCGCCACGTCGCTGCTCGGCGTGATCGACATCCAGCAGCGTCTCCTCCCGGCGCTCCCCGGCGGGCCGGCGGCCGCACGCCGCACCGAGCGCGTCGTCCGGGCAGCGGGCCTCCTCGGCGTGCCTGCGGTGCTCACCGAGCAATACCCCAAGGGGCTCGGCCCGACGCCGGCGGAACTGGCCGACGTGCTCCCGCCGGCGGTGGCGAAGCTCACCTTCAGCGCTGCCGCCGAGGTGCGCGATGCGGTGGCGGCGGCCGCCGCGGCCCGCGGGGCGGTCGAGGGGATCGTGCTATGCGGCTTCGAGACGCACGTCTGCGTCGCGCAGACCGCGCTCGATCTGCTCGCCGACGGGTTCGCGGTGTTCATCGTCGTCGACGCACTCGCCTCGCGCCGCGCGATCGACCACGAGGTCGGCCTGCGCCGTCTCGAAGGTGCGGGGGCGGTGCCGGTGACGAGCGAGGCGGTGGTCTTCGAGTGGGCCCGCTCCGCCGAACATCCGCAGTTCCAGGCGCTGCGCCGCCTCGTGCTCGACATCGACTGACCGTCGCGGCCGTCAGCTCCCGGCGGCACGGAGGGCGCCGAGGTCGAGGGGCTCGGCCGCCGTCCCGGGCGTGACCCCTGCCTTGAGCCTGGCGATCTTCAGCGCCGCCGACGGTTCGCCGGGCTGCTCCCGGCCCGGAGCGCTGCCGAACCGGATCACGCCCCCCTGCCGATCGACGAGATCCCAGCGGCCGTGCGGTCCGGGTGCCGGGCGGCACTCGACGAGGTCGAGCGCCTGCCACTGCGGGCCGACGGCGCTCACCAGCGCCGCCGCCTCGTCGACCGAGGGATCGCCCCAGCGCGATCCCTCGGGTCCCTGCGGGCTGGTCGTCATACCGGTCACGCGGGGGTAGGCGGCGGCCGACTCGGCGGTGAAATCGGCGCTCGGGAGGAACACGCCGTCGGCGTCGATCGCCAGCAGCCCGCCGGGAATGCGGACCATCGCCACCGGCTCGCGGCAGACGACCGTGACGACGGCGGCCGGCGGATGGCTGACCTCGACGCGACTCACCTCACGGATCCAGGGGTGCATGTCGAAGGCCCGGGCGAGGAGCGTCGGCAGCCGCGCGTCGTCCACCGGCACGCCATGGTCGAGGCTCGCCATCCGCAGCGCCTCGGCGCGGACGTCGGCGCGGATCCAGGGGGCGAGCCCCTCGACGACGACGTCGCCGGGATGGAGGAGCTGGTCCTCGCCCCAGCGCACCCGGTCGCCGAAGCGCCACCACGCCAGGGCGCCGGCGGCGAGCGCGGCGGCGAGGATCACACCGGCGACGACGAGCGGCCGGCGCGGATCCCCGCCCGCGGGCTGGCCGTCGTCGCTCTCGGCTGCCGACGGCGGACGCCAGGGAGGCATGGACGAAGCCCTCGGGGCTGGGGCGGAACGGGCGGCAGGCGGGAGCGTGCCCGCCGCCGTCACCACGACTCGATCTGTGGCGCCAATTCGACGCCGAGGCGCTGCCGGACCTGGGTCCGGACCATTTCGACCAGGGCGCGGACGTCGTCGGAACTGGCGCCGGCCTGGACCGTGACGTAGTTGGCGTGGGTCCCGTGGATGCTCGCGCCGCCGACGCGCATTCCCCGGCAACCGGCCTGGGCGATGATCGACTCGGCGCTCGCGCCGAGCGGATCCTTGAACAACAGCGCCACGCTCCGCGTCCCCGAGGGCTGCCCGGCGCGCTCGACGATCCACTGCTTCTGCATCCGCTTGGTGAGCTGATCGGGATCCTCGACGTCGAGTTCCAACCGGCAGCCGAGGACGATGCCGTCGTCGAGGTTGCTCCACCGCGACCCGAACGCCAGCCGCGCCCCCTCGCGTTCCTCGACCGAGCCGTCGGCCTGCATCACCGTGACGGCGCGGACGCGATCACCGATGTCGCCGCCGCGCGCCCCGGCGTTGCCGACCAATGCCCCGCCGACCGTGCCCGGAACCGCCACGAGCGTCTCCAGCCCGGCGAGCCCCGCCTGGACCGCGGCGGTCACGAGATGGACGAGCTTCGCGCCGGCACCGGCTTCGATCCGGCCGCTTCCCCCGTCGTCGATCGCGATCGCGCAGAACCCGGGGGCGGAAAGCCGGACCACCAGCCCGGGAAAGCCGGCGTCGGGGACGAGCACGTTGGAACCGCCGCCGATCACCCGCACGGGCAGGCCGAGCTCGGTCGCACGGCGCACCAGCCGCGCCAGCGCCTCGCGATCGACCGGTTCGCAGAAATAGCGGGCGGCTCCGCCGACACCGAGCCAGGTGTGGACCGCCAACGGCTCTCCGGCCCCGACCGCGATCCCGAGGTCGTCGAACGGCGTGGCGGTGGCTGGCCCGGCGGCCGGCACCGACGGCGATGTCATGGGATGATCCTCGAACGGTTGACGCGACGCTCGGCGCCCGATGACGGCGATTGTCGCCGTCGGCCCGCCGGCTCGGCAAGCCGCCTCGTCGTCAGGCCGCGCGGCGCGCGGTGGGATCGGCCGCCAGTGCGAACCAGCCGGCGACGAGCGAGGCCAGGCCGAGGTGCGGCTCGCCGTCGTC contains:
- the murB gene encoding UDP-N-acetylmuramate dehydrogenase — its product is MTSPSVPAAGPATATPFDDLGIAVGAGEPLAVHTWLGVGGAARYFCEPVDREALARLVRRATELGLPVRVIGGGSNVLVPDAGFPGLVVRLSAPGFCAIAIDDGGSGRIEAGAGAKLVHLVTAAVQAGLAGLETLVAVPGTVGGALVGNAGARGGDIGDRVRAVTVMQADGSVEEREGARLAFGSRWSNLDDGIVLGCRLELDVEDPDQLTKRMQKQWIVERAGQPSGTRSVALLFKDPLGASAESIIAQAGCRGMRVGGASIHGTHANYVTVQAGASSDDVRALVEMVRTQVRQRLGVELAPQIESW
- a CDS encoding isochorismatase family protein, which codes for MRLDPATSLLGVIDIQQRLLPALPGGPAAARRTERVVRAAGLLGVPAVLTEQYPKGLGPTPAELADVLPPAVAKLTFSAAAEVRDAVAAAAAARGAVEGIVLCGFETHVCVAQTALDLLADGFAVFIVVDALASRRAIDHEVGLRRLEGAGAVPVTSEAVVFEWARSAEHPQFQALRRLVLDID
- the tsaE gene encoding tRNA (adenosine(37)-N6)-threonylcarbamoyltransferase complex ATPase subunit type 1 TsaE, giving the protein MHSAAEARADLVVGSEAELDAVTRRLATALPVPAFIALHGDLGAGKTRFVKGLAAASGLDPDLVVSPTYGLIHVLPLPAGCPVRQIVHADLHRLAGPEDLAEIGWDDATRGAAWVCVEWADRVGPALPADRLEVAIEILSEWTRKLTIRAMGPRHAAAAAACAPGSGR